The following proteins are encoded in a genomic region of Ammospiza caudacuta isolate bAmmCau1 chromosome 3, bAmmCau1.pri, whole genome shotgun sequence:
- the HINT3 gene encoding adenosine 5'-monophosphoramidase HINT3: MAGPEAAGAAAAAAEGSEAGNGGGDGYDGKCVFCRIARREEPGTALLPCEDEDLVCFRDIKPGAPHHYLVVPVKHMGNCKTLKTEHIPLVKRMMEVGKAVLQNNNFSDLNDVRMGFHWPPFCSIAHLHLHVLAPASQLGFLSRIYYRLNSYWFITAEQLIERLQTENAAS, translated from the exons ATGGCCGGGCCTGAGGCCGcgggtgccgccgccgccgccgctgagGGTAGCGAAGCCGGGAATGGCGGCGGCGATGGCTACGACGGGAAGTGCGTGTTCTGCAGGATCGCCCGCCGGGAGGAGCCGGGCACGGCGCTGCTCCCTTGCGAG GATGAAGACCTTGTTTGCTTTAGAGATATAAAACCTGGTGCTCCCCACCACTACCTGGTGGTGCCCGTGAAGCACATGGGAAACTGCAAAACACTGAAGACAGAGCACATACCTCTAG TGAAGAGAATGATGGAAGTGGGAAAAGCTGTTCTCCAGAACAATAATTTTAGTGACTTGAATGATGTAAG AATGGGTTTTCACTGGCCACCGTTCTGCTCCATAGCCCACTTGCATCTGCACGTCCTGGCCCCAGCCAGCCAGCTGGGCTTCTTATCCAGGATCTACTACAGACTCAATTCCTACTGGTTTATCACG GCTGAACAACTGATCGAGAGACTGCAGACTGAAAATGCTGCCAGCTGA